A window of Flavobacterium flavigenum contains these coding sequences:
- a CDS encoding acyl carrier protein: MNTTEQLHNVFARAFEIPVETINDQLEYQGIAEWDSMSHLVLVEELERTYNISIDMEDILDMGNVEKIKNLLKKHGFEIN, translated from the coding sequence ATGAATACAACAGAACAATTACACAACGTATTTGCAAGAGCTTTTGAAATACCTGTTGAAACTATAAACGATCAGTTAGAATATCAGGGAATAGCCGAATGGGATTCTATGAGTCACTTAGTATTGGTAGAAGAACTGGAAAGAACCTATAACATTTCAATAGACATGGAAGATATTCTGGATATGGGAAACGTTGAAAAAATAAAAAACCTTCTTAAAAAACACGGATTTGAAATTAATTAG